The sequence GTAAAGATCGCAAGAGACAAATCGCTGGCCGGGAGGAGAAGTGTCGATCGACACCGGAAAAGATGGAGAGATAATGTAACTTAAAAGCACAACAAAGGAGAGAAACAGGCAAAATTGCCTatagaaaatatacaagaagaagaatattgATAAGAAATACAAATAGCGTTAAACCCACAGGAAACGAGTTACttgcaaaaaatgtgcaaaaaatcgagtttttttacttttgacccccaatttttaaagttactcacatcgaattatatgtaagttttgagaggagttttaggatgtcaaatgaacaagtttaaacgactttatagctggATATCtcgattttccgaaattcttgcCTAAATCTACCTAAAATGATTGGACTAATAAATTGTAAGCAATAAAGCATAAAAAACACACtgtattttattacattttccactaaatatttttcaaacctaTTCGTTTAGTATCAATATTCCCTATACTTATTTAAATCCATCAACTTTTGAGATATTCCATTATGATAGTTAAATTAAACAATACCTAACATTAGCAAAGGGTAACCCATGATTTCGATTATTTAAggtaatattatattaaaactgTAAAAGTAAATAATAGCATGAACAGATTACTGATTTTGGACACCATTGAAAACGTTAACTAGGTATGTTGtattaatgtaattaaatagcctacaaacaaaaataactaaacgTAATATTGTGTTCGAATAAACTGGAACAAAACACCCCACGCTTTTTTCAgaataatactagtattttccattcattattatcttaactttttagtttgatgttcTTCAGAAGCGTGTATTTAAAGTTTTtctaaactatatttatttacttgtttttaATGGAACAGTTGACAatactctctctctctctctctctctctctctctctctctctctatcgaATCTCTTAGAACGAAATCCTGTCATTCTTGTCATATTTTAGTTTTGTCTATGGGTGgtaaattactattatttatagTAAATTACCGCATGAATTCTTATTACCCGGTATTTTACtatagtattttcaattaatcaattacTAAAGGTCTTTGGACTCATTTCTAATATTGGAATCAAGTTAATTCTTAAAAATTGCAAGAGCACAGCTTATGTGTATGTATTAGTTCTGTCAACGGATGACATTTTAGTTGACATCACAACTTAACctcaataatttgtatttttggtGACATTTCGGTAACACAATTAGTTTTTGTACAAATTTGATTGACGaattagtattaaaaaaatttattccttaGTTCACAAAAAGATTATAATGCCAGTAAGTTGAAACGATATGTATTATGTGTGCACAGAATTCACATCGGCAGGGCGTgtcttttttaaatgtaatatttacTATTAACATTATAGGCTTATCATTCGAGTTTCTTGGAACCTTGTGCAGTAATTGGTAATGTGGCTATTTTGCCACTCAAAACGCGATTTAAGGGACCTGCTCCTATTCAAAGCAATGAACAAGAACAGGATATCATTGATGAATCATTATATTACTTCAAAGCAAATGTATTTTTTAGAACTTACGAAATTAAggtattgttaatatttaattgtgtGTTATATACATAATATTGCAATGcgattatcaaaataatttagatgCAAAACCAGAATGTTCATAACAATTATTAGAGTTTGCtttgaattctattttttgctaattttttttagtctGAAGCTGATAGGTTGTTGATATacatcaccttgtatattacggaatgtttgaaaaaacttcaaaaatgtAGTACAAAAACTCAAGCACAAAATGAAATGAGAACTTTGGCTATATCTAGATTTGATATTCCTGGAGATCCAAAATTTCCTTTAAACTCTGTGTACAGGTAAGAAATTTCAGTAATTGACATTTTGCTTACTTGCCAATTAGATTAGTTAATTACAgagttataaattgaaaaatgtatgttATAATTGGGTAAATATActctatttgatttttttgtgttcctgaaataaatataatctgtacaattcattatttataatttctctacttaacactatttttaaatttgtaaggATGAGAGACAGAagaatttttcatgtttttgagTACTCGAGGAAAATGTATTACCAGTGGAGTGATACTGGTTGCATTCAGCAGACAAAACCATTGTACAACTGTTGTACAATCCTAGTCAAATTATTTGGTGACACATACATACTGATGGATGCCAGGAAATTTCCACTGGGAACAGGAAAATTCCTGCTAATTTCCAGAAACACAAAAAGTAATGGCAAAAACGggaattttactaaaaattactaaataaatacaattacgtAATATTAGATACAACATGTTAAATCTGACAATAGTTTCAGCTGTTACTCGTGAGGTTACAGATTCTGTTAGTGAGATGTTCCCACATATTTCAAGCATTGGCTGTTTGGCACATACATTACACTTGGTTATTGTGGACTTATTATGGAAAAGCAAAAAACTGCACCAAGAATTTGGTTTTACCAGTTACTACTACACACAGCACTTGTTTTGCTTACAATTGATGTCTGTTTGTAAAGAAAGTCTGCAAATTTTGCCTGCAAATGTAGAGGCTAGAAATATAATGGgtcataataaaaaacaaatgctCTTGGATGACAAAGAATTTTGGGTGTGTATAGAAAGTACCACACCTCTTTTCGAACCAGTTGTCAACTGTATTTTAAAGTTAGAAAGCAACAGACATAATACATCTATGTTTCAAAGCATTTTGTTAAATCAACTGGGTTCTGTGATCAAATGTCAACTTGTAACCTTTCTTAGAAGAACAATGAATTGGAACTGtatgaattattttctataattttgttttcaattcaaatgacaatttttattatatataaagtggATGAGTGATGAATACAACTCTTCATTCTTTGAAAAGGAAATAGGGAAAGTACCTACACATTTACCATTTAATGTAACACTTGTTAAGTTCATTAAAAGCAACCAAAACAACCTCTGTTTTGGAAATATACCTGTGACAAACTGATaagacacaaaaaataaaaacctcaAAACAGTGAATGTTTAATATGTTGCCAGTCGTTACTGATAGGTAGCGATAGCTCTACGTCTGCTGAATGCGACCACTATTGAcagaatatttacaaattaaagCAAGGAAGTGACATACCATTGATTATTAGCTAAACAAGGGGACTTAAATAAAACTAGTCAGTCACATCTGAGATGAAAATCACAGAACATACTGTTTGAtagattttaattataaaacttgaaatCAACATTTAAGGtactttaatttaaataaacttgataaagatttgataattatcttcttttgaaaatcaaattcttCGGGTATCATAAACATAGTTATCTAGCAAAGTCGTTTCAACACTTAATATTTATTGACTATTTGACCTCtcaatactttttcaaatatcatcTTTTCATTGTCATTcgttttcaaattcatattttgtttgagtTGATTTCGGATctcacaaaataataattttttcttcaccCCTTTCACATTCTCTTTACTATTGCtctgtaaaatatatttcacttttGAGTTTGGATTCATATCTTGTTTTTGAATGCGCCTAGTTTCTTTTTATAGTTATGTACAAGTGACTCATATACTTTTCTTAAAACCTGTAAGAGttagaaaaaaactataattaacaaagttctttgtatttgaaggaatttttagattattgacTTTCAGATTATACAGGGTTTCGCAATTCTTCAATATCGAcatcaactttggaatttttaatgaaacacaataagaatatgtattaaaaagcgttatattctacaaaaaaagttactcttctttgattcgtgtaactcaatcaattatcgagttatttgcttataaaaagttgaataaattttaattttttcataaaaaaattttattattccttaaatatgtaacaataacaaatttgtaaacaaaaataaaaaacttcttgtgtattatttttaattacatccgcggcttcttctattttccgtcgcagttgtggaagacaagtaattttttctttgtaaactaatgctattgaatgattgaaaaatccaaaggatttaaatcaggtactcttggtggccaagcaaactcactttCACGACCAATCCATTgatgcggaaactgttcgtttaagtattgacgaactagtaaagaataatgtggtggtgccCCGTAATTCAGTCACCCTAAGGGGTAACTTCAATTTAAAATACGCCGTACATTCTACAAGACAGAGAAAACAACTTAAACTATTATGACACTTTGAATAACATAAGAGTCCAGAGTCCTTTGCTTTAACAAATGCATTTATTTGTGGGACTCTTCCTTTTGAAAAGATAGCGTGTATAACCTTGTCCTCCGCTTCTCGAATTAGATGCAGCAGCTTCTCTCAGTGACATTTCTTGATAAGATATCTCGTCTATGGAAATTAACTTTTCTTCATAAATTACGAACTGATTATGTGTGTAAAGCTGCTTGAGGGTACCATTTTCATTTACCAGTTTATAGAAGTCGGAGTCTTCTATTCCAACAACTACCGTacaatttcacaattttcacatttcaattaTCTGTACTTCGGCTCTTCGGTTTTAGAAGTATTGGCAATTTCTTCGAGCTGTTCTTCAGTTTCAATATTGTATGCCTCTTTTTGCTTTAACGCCAAACATGACTTCACAAAGACTTTGGTGTATTCCTTCGTGATAAATTGAACAGAAGATATACCGTCTGACCATTTATTTGTTTCGTTATCTACCATTCATGCAATTAGCATATTCTGTACATTC comes from Diorhabda carinulata isolate Delta chromosome 8, icDioCari1.1, whole genome shotgun sequence and encodes:
- the LOC130896998 gene encoding actin-related protein 2/3 complex subunit 3-like is translated as MPAYHSSFLEPCAVIGNVAILPLKTRFKGPAPIQSNEQEQDIIDESLYYFKANVFFRTYEIKSEADRLLIYITLYITECLKKLQKCSTKTQAQNEMRTLAISRFDIPGDPKFPLNSVYSKPSNANDAEMLRSYFTQLRQEVGLRVCDKVFGDDKKPSKWWLCFAKKKFMDKSLSGPGQ